The genome window gacatactgggctatggaggcgcactggagggagagtgcgaggagcaggcaccggacgtactgggctatggaggcgcactggagggagagtgcgaggagcaggcaccggacgtactgggctatggaggcgcactggagggagagtgcgagaggcaggcacatgctcaccacaataagcacgggagtttgctcaggtctcacccctggcccagccaaactacccgtgtgctcccccccaaaaaatgttggggggctgcctctcgttcttccgtTGTTGTTGCGCTcttgctgcctccacctgttcccctgGAGGCGCTCTTCTCCTGCGCCTAAATCCTCCAAAGCCCTAAATATACTCctcctccttatctcctcaaATGTCCATAGGTCCatatcacgctgcttggtcccttggtggtgggtagttctgtaacggacgtcgtataaaggggaccaaggtgcagcgtgttgcgtgctcataattctattttaatgaaaacgaacacttatacaaaagaaacaaaacgacagtcaacagttctgtcaggttacgaAACGaaacaaaaaacaactacccacaaaacacaatagatttttttttatttttaaatatgatctccaattagagacaacgcgaatcagctgcctctaattggagatcatcccaaaaacctccaacatagaaatagaataatagAACTAAACATCGAAACAAAAAacataggtcagggtgtgatatgggtgggcattctaactaaacagagaataaacagctctcttaggtcagagcgtgacacaaACTGGCAACAgggggaggggcaatgcaaatagcctgggtagtcatttgattagctgttcaggagtcttatggcttgggggtagaagctatttaggagcctcttggacctagacttggcgctccggtaccgcttgccgtgtggtagcagagagaacagtctgtgactacggtggctggagtctttgacaatttttagggccatcctctgacaccgcctggtatagaggtcctggatggcaggaagcttggccccggggatgtactgggccgtacgcactaccgtctgaagtgccttgcggtcggaggccgcaGCTATGCTCCCATTACACTTATGTTGGATAGAAGAGAGTGTATGTTTCATATATGACCACGGTTGAGTGACTGGTGACAGATGTCTGCTGTAAAGTCTCTCCAGGCGGTGCATCAGAGGGCTAACGGCCTGAGACAGGTGCTGAACATGCGTCCCACAGCCAAGTCCCTGGAGGTGTTTGGGGAGGTGTTCAGCAGCAGGCCCAACAGAGAGGACAAGACAGCTAGCAGGACCAGACCACCCATCAAGAGAGCCATAGAGCAGGCAGAGCTCAGGAACAACTATGCTCCTATTTGTGCAGGAACAACTATGCTCCTATTGTGATTGGAAGGATGCAATACTGTAGTATTTCAACAGTGATGGGGTTTATGTTTGCGGAAGTCTGTGATACAATATCGCCCTCACATGGTAGATAACGGGAACTGCATACTGTATAGAATCACTTTTTAAAACAGTCCCCTTTTTTGCTTGGGTATTATTTTTTATACAACATTTGTCACAGCGTTGAGGTCATCCTCAGTTGTAGGCTTATGAGAATATAAGAATACAAGCTGTAACAGCCAGATTGAacataacattttaaaaagtgttCTTAAACTTTCTGAAACATTGTGGGAACGAGCATCTGGTCCTAAAATGTAaagaaaatgtataaaacatGTTGTTTTGAGTAAACAATTTAACAAGCACTTTTAAAAACAAGTAAAGTACGTGCTGCTTTGCTCTTGTCCCAACGCTCAAAGGGCGTCACACACTATTTAGCAcgtgatttaaaataaatattggcGTCTTCAATGAAGCGGCGAGTGCACTTTGAACAAGTGAAACTGTTTGTCTCTTGCATGCAAATCCGTATCACTTTTGTAGACTATATATCTTGGAACTGCTACCTGAAATTAAACTTTCAAAGGCGacttgtttttttatacatttcatattttaaaTAATCGATATAGGCTAAACTTATTATTGCGTCTGGGATGTCTGACTGCGATATTTCTCGCTGCTTTCTACACACCAATGATCAAAGCGGTTTTATGCTTCAAAGATGCGAGGTAAGTGTGAAATACACAAAAATAGTAGGCTGAAGTTGATAATGGTTTATACAAttattccttttatttttttgtcagtcTATACAATTTATCACAATggaatcttaaaaaaaaaaataactagCCTATTTATCATGTCATGAGGATTAAACGGACATTTCTAGAATCTATTGACAAATGGAATAGTAATCAGCATCATTGTGTTGGATGACCACACAAAGCTTCATCAGGGAGGTTAGTAGCAGCGTTGTGTGATATTCTGACTGACATGCAGTGTGGCATTCTGTACCTTTGCTGCAGAGCTCTGGTGATGAAGATGATGACTGGAGACTAAAAAGAAGGGAAAATAACAGGGTGACAGCACAGAAGAGCCGaaaaagacagacacagagagcagATGAGCTGCATAAGGTGGGTCTGTACGTGCATAACAGACTCCTTATCGTCACACAACTATCTTGGCATAGTCAATGTCACACTCATTCTCTGAATCAAGTGGATTCAACTTTTATTCTACTCTACTAGTAAGATTATAAAGTAACTGAGCCCAGTTTGTTCCCATACAGGCATATGAGTGTCTGGATCAGAAGAACAGGCGGCTGAAGAAGGAGGTACAGTTTCTGTCTGATGAGCAAAGGCGTCTGACTGAGGCCCTCAAGGCCCATGAGCCTCTCTGTCCCATCAGGCACTGTGTTCCCACCCTGGGGTCAGGGCCCAGGGATGTAGGGGTCCTCTCCAGTCTTCCCAGATAGCCACCATACCATGCAAAGACCACAGAGACAAACCAACATGGGAGACTTGTTAATAACAGGTCAGATTATGCATGTCCTCCTCTGTCCTTTGTACTCTCTGTGTCAATTCGTTTTGTATAGCTTGAATCAAGTTGGAATCAAATAATTCTAGGTTGAAGTAATGAGCTTTGTTTCAGATGTTCAAATTGCTTGTCCTGTTTAAAATGTTTTGTATAATAAATTGCAAATACATTGCATATGCCTCTCCCATGAGACCATCTCCCTTTGAGTCTGATAAATGTGGCTTCCGCACCTTTAATCACTTGTGTTTTTGAACTGGTTTTCCGGTATCTGGGTTTGGCCATGTGGGAACTTCTCCTTTACCAGAAACAATAAACCATAAAGCATTTTTGCGGGGTTTCCTTATTCCCTACTCTAAAAAAGGTTATACACTGGCTATTACTAATGTATTTATGAATTTCAACACTTAATTGATCAATTAGATAATCAAATCACTTCATCCAAATATCAGATGTAGAGTAATATTAAATTTTTTGGTTAACTCATGTTATTACATTGTTGAGGTTACCCACTCTCTCTTCCCTATGATGTGGGTAAACACTCACTAACCTCATTCTGTCTtctcatacatttaaaaaatgtgtgaTGTTGAATAATGTTGCATTCTGGTCAACATCAATGATCTACAGTACGTTATGGTCTATCTTGATGACATGACTGCAGGCTTCTCTCAAACGTTATTATGGATGGATGTATACATTCCCAGTAGTCTAGTATTTGGCAAGGCTGTTTCTAAGAAATGCAGGCTGaccaatgagagaagtgaaagaCTCTTCAGCCACACAGGCAGTGCTTTTCATACCAGAGGAATCTATTGACTTCAGTGTACTGTATTTGAGGGAGATTGTGGTGATTATCATAAAGCCTTTTGTGTGGACCGCTCCTTTCAAAAACGGTTTATTTCCCACATTTAAGTAACATGCACTTCTTAGTCATTTTCTCTTCTAACTTTCAAATGAGCACAGATCGCTTGGACATAAACCATACACAACACAGGTTACTACTTTCAGTTCCATCCAGGAGATTTTGGGGCATCGTGGTATTTCACATGCCATCTTTTGAAGAACATGCCATGCTCTTCTGTAAGAATATTAGTTTACACATTCAGGTTGACTTGACTTCACTTTCAGTATAACTCAGTGTATAGCCTTACTGGAACATCACATCCTTCACTTCCTTCTCCTTCATTGGCAGGTATACAATAGATACCCTACATTCAAATGAAAAAATATGAATGTTAACGGCATAAAAACGGCATACTTTCAAAAAAATTATCATCATTGTCTGTGTGAGCCCCATGGCTGTCAGATTTGGTAGCCAACAAGCATAAACTAGTCATTTTACTGCACTCTAATGACTGAACCATGAGAGACAAATATCTAACATTTACATTATGATGCATTTCCTGTCCACTGTTGTTCTTGTGTAAATGTATGGGGCATGAACTTTCACAGGAACTGAAACATGTTTTTGTGGAATATACTGTGTACAATTTCCTGTACCTTCCCACTCAAGTTGAGAAGTTGTGGTGGAGGAAGACATTTTGTTAGCCAATGAACATTGTAGATGCGTAGCTCTGGCATATGGAGTGCCCAGTGTGACATATCCTCAATCTTTGTcccagtcttgtcccatcgctgcaactcaggAGAGTTCAGACTCgggagagacgaaggtcgagagccatgcgtcctccgaaacacgaccctgccaagccgcattgcttcttgactgacacactgctcgcttaacccggaagctaccctcaccaatgtgtcggaggaaacactgtacaactggtgACTAAGTCAGCATGCATACGCCCAGCAGGctacaggagttgctagagcgcgatgggacaaggacatcctggccagccaaaccatcccctaacccggatgacactgggcaaatgggtctcccggtcccggccggctgcgacacagcgtGGGaccgaacccgggtctgtagtgacacctcaagca of Salmo trutta chromosome 1, fSalTru1.1, whole genome shotgun sequence contains these proteins:
- the LOC115192543 gene encoding basic leucine zipper transcriptional factor ATF-like 3, producing MSDCDISRCFLHTNDQSGFMLQRCESSGDEDDDWRLKRRENNRVTAQKSRKRQTQRADELHKAYECLDQKNRRLKKEVQFLSDEQRRLTEALKAHEPLCPIRHCVPTLGSGPRDVGVLSSLPR